A stretch of DNA from Roseovarius sp. M141:
TGGGTGGAAAATACCAGATAACGGATGCGGTCACCTTCTCAACCGGCATCCAGTATTACTGGCTGGGCGATGCATTGGTCCGAACCGGCCCGTCAAACACTGTGCAGGCCAGCTTTCGCAACAATGAAGCGATTGGTGTGGGTGCTAAGATTGGTGTGAGTTTCTGAGAAAAACGACGGCAGAACTGGGCGTCCAGACGTCCCGCAGAAATAATGCGGCCCGGTCAGGGTGACCGATGCCTGGCGCGCTATCGAGATAATCCTGATGTTATGAAGCGAATGCTCTATCCAGCAGCCCGCGCTCACATCCAGAACGGCCACAGCTACGCCTGTGCGGGCCAAAGCCGCGGCGCAACGGATCGGCCAATCCGGTAAAAATCTTTCTGCGCATTCTGCGGGATTCCCGTATGATTTGCATGGCAGGTATTTCTGATTCTATGATCAAAGATAGATTTTATTCGCTTGAAGATATATACGCATACCCTCAAGCTTCTTTTGGAGAAACCCAATTATGGCGGTTGATGACGGCACGGGGCATGCGCTCCCTTCTTGGTTTGTGGCTCCAGATAACGCGGATATATTGGCGTGGGTATCTTTGGCCATTCTCGCCCTGGCGTTATACGGGATTGTGACGCTCTATGCCGCTTTCGACCGCTGGGCCGAACACAAGTCAAAGGGAACGCCGCTGGCCAAGACCATCCCGACGCTGCTGGCCATTGCCTTGCTCTACGAAATTTTCCCCTTGGGGCATTTCAACGTGCTTCTGCCGCTCAGCGCAATCTTGATTGCCTTGATGGCAGATTGGTCGCGATTCCATGCCTTGGGGAGCGATCACATCGAACATGAAACTGACGTTCTGATCGTGACAAGCGGGCCGCCTTCGCCGGGCGGCGATGGGCCAAATGAAGCGCAGGAGATCAAGAATGCTTGAGCTTCTCCTGACGTCTTTCCCCGTCATCATCCGTTACTTCCAGTTGAAACGCCGCAACGAGGCCATGACTGTCTGGAACATGCGAACGGCCGTGTTTCTCTGGGCCGGTCTTGCCACCTGCCTGTTTGTCCTGATTTTCTACTTTCATCCGAAATCCTATTCCGGGCTGGTGCCGTTCCGAACTGTTTCGGTCGTCGCTCAGACCAGCGGGCCGGTGATCGAGCTGCCGATCAGAAACGGACAGAGGGTGTCCGCCGGGGATCTGTTGTTTCGCATAGAGGACCACACCCAGAAAGCCAAGTTGAAGCAGGCCGAGGCCGAATTGGGCAAGATTACCGCCGCCGAGACCAAGTCTGCCGACACGCTGAAGGTCGCAGAGGCAAGCGTGCTCGAAGCGCAGGCATCACTCGACAAGCTGAAAGTCGATCTGGATAATGCGCAAACGCTTTATGGCCGGAACGTCGGCACGCAGGATGCTGTCAGAGAATTGGAAGCCTCTGTCGCCGTTGCCACGGCCGAACTGTCAGCGACTCAGGCGCAGGTCAATTTAGCTCAAACGGATATTTCACAGACCCTTCCCGCCCAGCGCGCAGTGGCCGAAGCAGCCGTGGGGAGCGCCAGGACCGCGCTGGATCGAACCGAAGTACGTTCCTTCACGGATGGTGTCGTGACCCAACTGGTCATGAGCAAGGGCAGCCCCGCATCACAGCTGATCCTGAGCCCGGCGATGATAATCATCCCTGACCGGCCAAAGGACACTCCGATCAGAATCATCGCGGGCTTCTCTCAGATTGCGCGCGCCACGATTTACGAGGGTATGCCTGCGGAAATCGCCTGTGACAGCAATGCAGGTTTGTCGTTTCACAATGCGGTCCTCCCCGCGAAGGTGGTCTTTGTTCAGCCCGCGGTGGCTGCGGGTCAGATTGTACCGGGCGGTCAGTTGCTGGAGCCGAGCTTGAGAACCGCGCGCGGCTCCATGGTGGTCTTCTTCGAACTTGAGCACCCTGAACACCAGAAAATCATGCTGGATGGCAGCGGATGTCTGATACAGACCTATACCAACAACATCGACGGGACGGCGGGCCATATCATTGCGGCAACAGGCGTCATCAAGGCCGTCGGTCTGCGCCTGAAGGTGTGGGGTGCCGTGATTTCCGGTATCGGGCTTGCAGGCGGAGGGGGGCATTGATCAGGCTGAGGAAATCTCTGCCTTTTTGCCCTGCCTATACGCGCAAGCCTTTCACCAGTTGCAGCACTGGGCCGGCCATCGGGACCGCGTTGATGTCCACCCGGTCGTGATCCGGGCTTCCCGACGAAAACTGACCCACATTTAGGGTATGTTTCCGGGGGCAATTGGTCGGGATTGTTCCCGTTTGCCGACAAAAGAAAAGCCGCCGGGTTTTCGCCGGCGGCTGGTTCGCTAACGTCGGTTGCGGGAGGGCGACTCGCACTCAGCCACGCCATCTGGCGTGGCTCGGGAAGCGATCACCACCCTCAACCGCGATCCAGCGCCTGCGCCATGCAGTGAATGCCGCCGCCGGTTTTCGAGATCTCGGCCGTATCGATCGCCGCCACCTCGAAACCGCGCGCACGCAGAGCCTCGACCAGCGTGGTCGAGGCCTTCGGCGCGATCACCTTGCCATTGCCAAGGCTCATCACGTTGCAGCCCAGATTCATCGTATCGCGAAACGGCACGTCGATGATCTCGTGTCCCTTGCCCTTGATCCACTCGACGATCCAAGGGTCGGTGCAGTCCAGGCACACCGCCGTCAGTTTTTCCGCGATGGGCACGACCATCAGGTCGATATGCACGTAATATTCATCGATAAAGGCCAGCTTGACCTCCCAGCCTTCATCCTCGAACCACCCGGCAACCTGCCGTGCGCCGGCCTCATTGGTGCGCGCGCCGCCGCAGCCGATCAGGACGACACCTTCCTCGATCACGTTGAAGTCGCCACCCTCGAACGTGCCGGCGCTCACCATGTCGTAGATCGGGATGCCGAGGTTTTCATAGGTGCGGATCGCCGCGTAATTCTCGCCCCGGCGCCACCACTGGGACATCGCGGTGATGATCGCGCCATAGGGTGTCATCACCGAGGAATCGCGCGCATAGACCTGCATCGGCAACTCTGGCTGGGCCTCGTGCATCTGCACCTTGACGCCGAAATGTTCGTAGGCCGCGACCATTTCGGCGTGCTGGGATTGCGCGACCTGGATTTTGCAGGGATTTTCGCGCAGATGTTTGCTGGACAGGCTCGATGTCGAGAGATGCCGCAGATGCGCGGGCGAGCCGAGCAGGACCTTGCTGAGCTTGTCCGTCTCATTGGGCAGGCGCCAGTTTTTCATCGGCTGGGTGCCGCCGCCACTCTTGCGGCGTTGCAGGGTGAATTCGCTTAGGGTCTTGTCGAGCATTCCATGTCTCCTTTCAGGCGTCCGGCATGGCGGAGGGAATCCACCAGTCGCGGCCGCGCGGGGTGTCGATATATTCCGGCCAGCGGAAATGAATGGGCGGGTCGTAATCACACAGCGGCGGCAGCCATTTGTCGCCGCCGATCCCGCCGCCGGTTCGGTCCTTGAACTCCTCCATCGCCGCATCGCGCGCGCCCCTGTCCTCGAGCAGGCGCAGCGCCGACAGGGCGCAGACACGCGCCGCCGTGCGGACCATCGGATCAATCGTCGCCGGAATCCCGCCGAGCGCGTTCATCACCCAGTTCGGATAGGGTGCGCCGTTCGATTTCAGCGCCGGGCGCGCGATGTAGAATCGGGCCAGCGGGGCGTGCCAGCTCATGTCGGTATAATCGTCAGAGGTGCTGTTCAGCTGGCTGGGCGGCAGATCGCGGCGCAGGATCGCTTCGGCGTCCTGCGGGGCGATCAGGCGGCTCATCTCGTCGATGAATGGCTCTGCCATAGGGGGTTGCGCCAGGTTTTGCTGAATCTCCTGCGCGACCCTGACCGCATCCGCGCCCCATTGCGGCGCACCGGCAGCTTGCA
This window harbors:
- a CDS encoding HlyD family secretion protein, with the translated sequence MLELLLTSFPVIIRYFQLKRRNEAMTVWNMRTAVFLWAGLATCLFVLIFYFHPKSYSGLVPFRTVSVVAQTSGPVIELPIRNGQRVSAGDLLFRIEDHTQKAKLKQAEAELGKITAAETKSADTLKVAEASVLEAQASLDKLKVDLDNAQTLYGRNVGTQDAVRELEASVAVATAELSATQAQVNLAQTDISQTLPAQRAVAEAAVGSARTALDRTEVRSFTDGVVTQLVMSKGSPASQLILSPAMIIIPDRPKDTPIRIIAGFSQIARATIYEGMPAEIACDSNAGLSFHNAVLPAKVVFVQPAVAAGQIVPGGQLLEPSLRTARGSMVVFFELEHPEHQKIMLDGSGCLIQTYTNNIDGTAGHIIAATGVIKAVGLRLKVWGAVISGIGLAGGGGH
- a CDS encoding dimethylarginine dimethylaminohydrolase family protein, translating into MLDKTLSEFTLQRRKSGGGTQPMKNWRLPNETDKLSKVLLGSPAHLRHLSTSSLSSKHLRENPCKIQVAQSQHAEMVAAYEHFGVKVQMHEAQPELPMQVYARDSSVMTPYGAIITAMSQWWRRGENYAAIRTYENLGIPIYDMVSAGTFEGGDFNVIEEGVVLIGCGGARTNEAGARQVAGWFEDEGWEVKLAFIDEYYVHIDLMVVPIAEKLTAVCLDCTDPWIVEWIKGKGHEIIDVPFRDTMNLGCNVMSLGNGKVIAPKASTTLVEALRARGFEVAAIDTAEISKTGGGIHCMAQALDRG